A window of the Arachis duranensis cultivar V14167 chromosome 5, aradu.V14167.gnm2.J7QH, whole genome shotgun sequence genome harbors these coding sequences:
- the LOC107490492 gene encoding uncharacterized protein LOC107490492 — protein MNLEGVGDEVRCRAFPVTLAGSAIRWFNGLPQGSIYGFSDISRAFLAQFTTRIAKAKHPINLLGITQRQGEPIRKYLDRFNDECLEIDGLTDSVASLCLTNDLLNENFRKHLTTKPVWTMHEIQTVAKEYINDEEVSQVVAANKRHSGYNQPRQQGNGERQKEQAREGAPSKAPRPFPRVGKFTNYTLLTLPITEVYQQITEKGILPKPRPLKDRTGGSKNLYCDYHKGYGHQTQDCFDLKDALEQAIREGKLTEFSHLIREPRKRHRDQDEEGKTRSTKRRQEPEDRDHGLTMINVVTAKNAAPRSRSAHKKDAKVLAVSSSLVRSSKKPPSISFGPEDQWFDEAPENPPMVITARVGTGLVKRILVDTGADLNIMFRNVFDALVLRDATYLLTSTGLLGWATTSSNLME, from the coding sequence ATGAATCTGGAGGGAGTAGGGGACGAGGTGAGGTGCCGAGCCTTTCCGGTGACCCTGGCGGGGTCCGCGATCAGGTGGTTTAACGGCCTCCCGCAGGGGTCCATCTATGGGTTTTCGGACATCAGCCGTGCTTTCCTAGCCCAATTCACAACACGAATAGCAAAGGCAAAACACCCGATCAACCTTCTGGGGATAACCCAGAGACAAGGGGAGCCGATCAGAAAATACCTGGACCGGTTCAACGACGAATGCCTGGAAATCGATGGCCTAACCGATTCGGTGGCCAGTCTTTGTCTGACGAACGACCTCCTCAACGAGAACTTTCGAAAGCACCTTACCACGAAACCAGTTTGGACGATGCATGAAATCCAAACGGTAGCCAAGGAGTACATAAATGACGAGGAAGTCAGCCAAGTCGTGGCTGCCAATAAACGGCACTCTGGCTACAACCAACCTAGGCAGCAAGGTAACGGAGAAAGACAAAAAGAACAAGCCAGGGAAGGAGCGCCGAGCAAGGCACCCAGGCCATTCCCCCGAGTCGGGAAATTCACCAACTACACTCTGCTCACTCTTCCCATCACGGAAGTTTATCAGCAAATTACCGAGAAAGGAATCCTACCGAAGCCTCGACCACTCAAGGACCGTACAGGGGGAAGCAAGAACCTTTATTGTGACTATCACAAGGGCTATGGTCACCAAACACAGGACTGTTTTGACTTGAAAGACGCACTGGAACAAGCGATAAGGGAGGGTAAGCTAACAGAATTCTCCCATCTTATAAGGGAGCCGAGGAAGCGTCATCGCGACCAAGACGAAGAAGGGAAAACCCGGTCAACAAAGCGGCGACAGGAGCCAGAAGACAGAGATCACGGCCTCACCATGATAAATGTGGTGACAGCCAAAAACGCCGCGCCAAGGTCACGATCGGCGCACAAAAAAGATGCTAAGGTCTTGGCGGTCTCCTCCTCGCTGGTGCGAAGCTCTAAGAAGCCCCCTTCCATTTCTTTCGGCCCGGAAGACCAGTGGTTCGACGAGGCCCCTGAAAACCCACCCATGGTCATCACGGCCAGAGTGGGAACCGGCCTCGTCAAACGAATCCTTGTTGACACAGGGGCAGACTTGAATATCATGTTCCGCAACGTGTTTGACGCACTGGTGCTAAGGGACGCCACCTATCTACTCACCAGCACGGGGTTATTGGGTTGGGCGACCACTTCATCAAACCTAATGGAGTAA